The Tolypothrix sp. PCC 7712 region ATTTGGCGATGATATTTGCGAAACATCCGGTTCATAAAGCTTCTCTAGTACAGTAACTTTCAGGTTAGCAAATACAGTTGTCAAATCAGGCCTATTTTTGTGTATGCTTTATGACTGGATGTCATGGGGCATAGGGCATAGGGCATGGTAATAGGTAATCGGTAATTTTTTCTCCCCTGCTCCCCTGCTCCCTCTGCTCTCATCCCCCTCATCTCCCCAACCCCCAATCTATCCCCAACTCAGCCTTCTTACGCTTTTTAGGGACTTTCTCGCCGTAGCCTAATTTCCAGTTGGTGGGTTGCTGCAATTCACCTACCTTACCTTGGGCAATTAGCCATAGAGCAATTCGTGTATTTAAATACCCTTTAACTAAGTAATGCCCAGGAGGAGCCTGAATGCCTTCACTGTGTGGGCTAGGAATATTATGTATAGTTCCACAGTCTGTATCATTATCAGGTAGTGTAACTTGCATTACATAGTCAGTTTTATATTGATTGGGGACTGCAAATACAGCATAGACGTGATGTTGACCGCGCCAAGGCTGAATTACTATTTTTTCAGGATAGGCATAGTATTTTTGACCTTTAGTAGCAATAAATTTTGATGGCTGACAAACAGGAATTCGCGATCGCTTGCGGCTGAAGTAGGAAAAACCTAAGATACCAACTAAACTCAGCGCCACAAAAATGTAAATGAATTGATGTTTTCGCACTTGCTCGATCAAGGACTACGGTTTTTTGGTTATATTCTAGCGAGCCAAAAAAAATACGTAGGTATCACCCTACGTAGACATCGCTTTCCATTCATTCAAAGGCGATCGCATTCCAGCAGTACAATTTTGGTTTGCTATCTCCTGAAAGTGTTTCAGCCTCAATATTGCTCGGTTAAGGATTTTCAAGTTGGAATTTGGTTTGGGGAAAAGGTTAAAGGGTAAGGGTTAAAGGTTGTTTCTTACCCCTTTTCCCCTTAACCGACAAATATTGGTTTCAGCCTAATTAAACAGGTACAGTTAATTTATCTTGTTCGCGGGCTGCGACTACCAGAACTAAACAAAGAAGTGCGATCGCTTTTTGCCATTCCTGACGGACTTTAACGCTTTCTACTCCATCAAATAAGGCTATCAAGCGGGGAATGGAAGCCTCTAAAGCTTTACGTGGTACGGGACGGTGTAAATCCACTAAGTTAGTTAAACTTTCGCGATGATGAACAAAACCAATTACCCAGGCTGTTGTGTGATCGGGACTTTCAGGAACGCGCTTCACACCTAACTCATTTTTTAGCCAGTTATAAAAAGGTGGTAATTCTTTGGCTAAAACTGCTCCGGCTGTTGGTAATGTTTCCTTGAGCAAAGAACTATCTAAACTATCTAGCTTTTGCTTTAATTCCGGTGAATTCAAAAATTCATTGAGTGGGTGAGATAGTATTACTTCTAATTGAGGTTGAGCAATATCTGAGTATTGGGCGAAAGTAGAAATTAGTGATTGCATAGTTCTTGATCCAAAAATTAATTGTTATCTGGTGCTTTTGCGGAAAGTATGAGCAAAAAGCTGAGATTTTCTGCAGTTTGTAAAGCGTGAGGTGCATTAGCAGGCATAAAAACTAAAACCCCAGGTTCTAGGACAATATTCTCCCCGCATAAAGTTAGTAAACCTTTACCTTCAATGACGCTGATTGTGGCATTGCGAGTTGAGGTATGTTCTGAAATTTCTGTATTAGCTGCTAGACAAAATAAGGTATATTGACAAACTTGGTCTTTCAACAGTACTTTACTGAGAACTCCACTATGGGGATATTCAATTTGTGTTTGCAATTGAGTAACAAAAGATTGATTACTTGTGATGGTGGAAGTCATATTTTCAAGGAATAATAAACCGACGAAGGAAGCAGATTAATAATGTTATTGAGCAACAGCAGATATGAGAATGTAGCCTAATTCCTGATGATATTTATGGAAAACATGGCGCATTTCTAAAACACGCTGGCGGATTAAGGGTTGCGTTAAGATATTCCACAAAATCTTGATTGTGTTAACAATACCTTCTTCCTGCAGCATTCTTTGCCAATTCAATAAATTCATGGAACCAGTATGATGCTGTTGTACTTGTAATCCTGCTGTTGCGAAAGCTTGAATCCAGCTAGTTTCGGAAAGTGGTGTAGAATTAACACGAATTACCTGAGCTAATTCTTTACGAATTTCTGCTTCTTTATTAGATGCTAATAGTTCATGAGAGAGGAATTTTCCTCCTGGTTTCAGGTGATGATGAATTGCCGCCAAAAGTTTAGCTTTCCCCTGTGGAGATTGCATTGTAAGAATGGCTTCCGCCAAAACATAATCGAACTTAATTGGTATTTGCTCGAGATGAAAAATATCCCCTTCAATAATTTCGATTTGGTTGTCTAACCCAGCAGCGTGAATATTAGCACGGGCATGAATTACACTTTCGTGATTCTTTTCTATTCCGATTACTTTTACATGGTAGCGTTGAGCAAGAGCGATCGCACTATAACCAAAGCTAGAAGCTAGCTCTAAAACTGTTTCGCCTGGTTGTAAATTTGCCCACATAAGTAATTTATCTGTAGCTATTCTGCCACCAGGACGCAGATATTTTTTGCCTGCGGCTGCTAAAACTTGGTGTCCGGAAGCTGTTTGTAAATTGAGGGGAATTTTGGTCATCTGTGAGACCCTATGAACTCATCTACCCTCACTTTGCCAGGAATTTATTATGCTGTCTTTGAGGTAGCTCAAAGAAGAAAAAAGATATGGCTGTTTTGCAAAAATGTCGATTAGACTATTGATCTACTATTGCTGGGTATCAAACAATGCGTAAGACAGCTACGACATGGTTGCTTTTGTTGTTCTTGATATTTGTAGGTTTTGGAGACAGCTTTCTACCCAAACCCCTAAGTTCTGCCAGCTTACAGACTCGCACAGCCATCAATAAATTTGTTGTTGGGTTGTTTCCAAATTGGAATCTGAGAAGCGATCCGAATGCACGTACGGAAAAGGCTTTAGATGATATTGAAAAGGGCAGAGCAAAATAGCTAATTTAAGGGAACAGAGATTAGGGAAAATCAAAGATTTAGCAATAAAACTTTAATTTTGAAACATTAGGGTATGTGACTGCTGAGGGTAAGGTACCCAATACGGTTTGGTTAAGAATTTAAAAATGTATAGCTTGGTTAAATAAATCTTATTCAGCTGATGAAAAATCTCAAGCAGCGATAATTGTCACTACCTTCTCATGCTAAATTACTAAAGCTTGGGGTTGGGAAACGCCGGTGAAAGTCCGGGACTGTGCCGCAGCTGTAAAGCCGTTTTAGATTTTAGATTGTCATTTTGATGGTCGGGAGTATGTTAGCAACCGAGGACTCACAAAAATCAGGAGTCAGAGAATTAGCCAAAATTCAGCATCTAAAATCCAAAATTGTGTAAGTCAGAATGCCAACCTTCAAGCTGTCCCCAAGAGACATAGATCATCTACATCCCTGCGTCGCACAGGGAAGGAGTTATAGTTTTGCTGTCTGGATTTACTAAATGTCCTGGCTTATTCTACGCCACCCCTGCTCAAGATGGTATCTTATCCCGCATTAGAATACCTGGTGGGATTTTAAATAGTCAACAGTGTCAGGCGATCGCAGATATCGCTGATCAATATGGCCGTGGCTATGTCGATGTGACTAATCGCGCTAACTTGCAAGTGCGCGAAATCCATCAGGGGATCAATGCTCTTGTGTTGCAGCATCTCCAAGCTTTAGGTTTAGGTTGTAGTAACACAACTGTAGATCAAATCCGCAATATCATGACCAGTCCAACGGCTGGGATTGATCCCCAGGAATTGATCGATACCCGTCCCTTTGTGACAGCTTGGGATAATTACATCACAGCCAATTCTCAACTATCAGGACTATCTGCCAAATTTAGCGTCTGCTTTGATGGTGGTGGAAAAGTTTCGGTAAGCGATCGCGTTAATGATATCGTTTTCGCTGCTGTTTTAGTAAATGGAGAAGTTTACTTCCGCCTGTGTTTGAGTGTCGGCGCAAAGGGTAACCCAGCCCAGGATACAGGAATTTTATTGCCACCAGAGCAATGTTTACCCGTTTTAGCAGCTTTAGCCGATGTTTACCTAGCTCATCTTGATTCTACAAGTAAACACAAACTGCGTTTGAGAGAAGTATTGAACAATATAGGTTGCGAAAATTATCTGCAACAAGTCCAGCAGCTTCTAGCTTTTGTGCTTTCTTCCCCCCACACCCAGAAATGGGAACCGAAATCAGAACCCCAATTTCAACATATTGGCATTCATCCCCAGCGTCAGCCAGGTTTATTTTATATAGGAATTGTTTTACCCTTAGGTCGCTTAGAAACCAGACAATTATTAGGATTAGCGGATTTAGCAGAAAAATACGGTAGTGGTACTCTCAGGCTTACCCCTTGGCAGAACATACTATTAAGCGATATTCCCCAACAATCCATAGCTGATGTACAAAGAGAAATAGCAGCTTTGGAATTAGATTATTCCCTCGGCAATATCAACAGTACATTAGTTGCCTGTTCTGGTAGCAAGGGATGCGCCTCCTCAGCTACCGACACCAGAGGCGACGCATTAACATTGGCAGAATATCTTAAAACTCGGGTTTCCCTAGATAGCCCTGTAAATATATACTTTAGCGGTTGTCCTAAATCCTGCGCCCAGCACAGCAAAAGTGATATTACCCTACTCGGTGTCAGCATTGAGGCAGACAATCAAAAACTAGAAGGCTATCAAGTTTATGTAGGCGTTGACGACAACGAACAAAAATTTGGTCGCGAATATCAATTTGTAACTGTGGCGAAAATGCCCGCATTCATAGAAAAGATGCTGCTAGTATATAAAACCCAACGCCTCAACCTAGATGAGACTTTCAGGGAATTTGCCAATAGATATCTAAAGGCTGAAGTCTAAAGTCAACAGTCCCCAATCCCCATTACCCCTTATCCCCAGAGGGGGCCCCGAGTTCCCCAATCCCCAATCCCCAGTCCCCAATCCCCAATGCCTGACTACATCCAAGATGCCAAGGAAATCTATCGTAATTCTTTCGCGATTATCCGGTCGGAAGCGAATTTGGAAATATTGCCGCCAGATGTAGCAAAAGTTGCAGTACGTTTAATTCATGCCTGTGGAATGACGGATATTGTCACTGATTTGGGATATTCACCCACAGCAGCGCAATCTGGACGGGCAGCTTTGGCTGATGGCGCGCCAATACTCTGTGATTGCCGGATGGTAGCTGAAGGGATTACGAGGCGGCGATTACCTGCAAATAACCAAGTTATTTGTACGCTTTACGATGCAGAAGTTCCAGAATTAGCTGAGAAAATGGGTACTACGCGATCAGCGGCGGCTTTGGAATTATGGCACAAGCATCTCGAAGGTGCAGTGGTAGCAATTGGCAATGCGCCCACTGCCTTATTCCGGTTATTGGAAATGCTGGATGAGGGTTGCCCCAAACCTGCTGTCATCTTGGGTTTTCCCGTGGGGTTTGTGGGTGCAGCCGAGTCAAAAGCCGCACTAGCAGAAGATAGCCGTAATGTACCATTTTTAACATTACATGGTCGGCGTGGCGGGAGTGCGATCGCCGCCGCCGCAGTTAACGCCTTAGCAACAGAGGAAGAATAATATATGTCAACTAAAGGTCGTCTCTATGGAATTGGCATAGGGCCAGGCGATCCAGAACTTTTAACCCTAAAAGCGTTACGGCTGCTGCAAGCTTCACCTGTAGTTGCTTATCAATCGGCAGCAGATAAAGAAAGTATTGCCAGAAAAATTATTGCGCCATACCTTCCAGGAAATCAAATTGAGGTACTCTATCATCTCCCTCGTGCTTTAGAGCCAGAAAAAGCCAAGTCAATTTATGACAAAGAAATTGAACCCATTGCAGAACATCTAGAAGCTGGGCGGGATGTAGTAGTAGTATGCGAAGGCGATCCGTTTTTCTACGGTTCGTTTATGTATGTATTCACCCGGTTATCTGAGAAGTACGAAACCGAAGTTGTCCCTGGAGTTTCCTCACTGATGGCTTGTCCGGTAGCTTTGGGTGTACCTTTTACCTACTACAACGATGTTCTCACAGTTTTACCTGCACCCCTACCAGAGGAAGAACTGATCTCACAACTTTTAAAAACAGATGCGGCTGCAATTATGAAATTGGGTCGTCACTTTACCAAAGTACG contains the following coding sequences:
- a CDS encoding cupin domain-containing protein; translation: MTSTITSNQSFVTQLQTQIEYPHSGVLSKVLLKDQVCQYTLFCLAANTEISEHTSTRNATISVIEGKGLLTLCGENIVLEPGVLVFMPANAPHALQTAENLSFLLILSAKAPDNN
- a CDS encoding precorrin-2 C(20)-methyltransferase, which produces MSTKGRLYGIGIGPGDPELLTLKALRLLQASPVVAYQSAADKESIARKIIAPYLPGNQIEVLYHLPRALEPEKAKSIYDKEIEPIAEHLEAGRDVVVVCEGDPFFYGSFMYVFTRLSEKYETEVVPGVSSLMACPVALGVPFTYYNDVLTVLPAPLPEEELISQLLKTDAAAIMKLGRHFTKVRDILHQLGLASRALYIERATMAQQRIVPLDEVDPAEVPYFAMIIIPSKSRL
- a CDS encoding SAM-dependent methyltransferase, giving the protein MTKIPLNLQTASGHQVLAAAGKKYLRPGGRIATDKLLMWANLQPGETVLELASSFGYSAIALAQRYHVKVIGIEKNHESVIHARANIHAAGLDNQIEIIEGDIFHLEQIPIKFDYVLAEAILTMQSPQGKAKLLAAIHHHLKPGGKFLSHELLASNKEAEIRKELAQVIRVNSTPLSETSWIQAFATAGLQVQQHHTGSMNLLNWQRMLQEEGIVNTIKILWNILTQPLIRQRVLEMRHVFHKYHQELGYILISAVAQ
- the cobG gene encoding precorrin-3B synthase, with product MLSGFTKCPGLFYATPAQDGILSRIRIPGGILNSQQCQAIADIADQYGRGYVDVTNRANLQVREIHQGINALVLQHLQALGLGCSNTTVDQIRNIMTSPTAGIDPQELIDTRPFVTAWDNYITANSQLSGLSAKFSVCFDGGGKVSVSDRVNDIVFAAVLVNGEVYFRLCLSVGAKGNPAQDTGILLPPEQCLPVLAALADVYLAHLDSTSKHKLRLREVLNNIGCENYLQQVQQLLAFVLSSPHTQKWEPKSEPQFQHIGIHPQRQPGLFYIGIVLPLGRLETRQLLGLADLAEKYGSGTLRLTPWQNILLSDIPQQSIADVQREIAALELDYSLGNINSTLVACSGSKGCASSATDTRGDALTLAEYLKTRVSLDSPVNIYFSGCPKSCAQHSKSDITLLGVSIEADNQKLEGYQVYVGVDDNEQKFGREYQFVTVAKMPAFIEKMLLVYKTQRLNLDETFREFANRYLKAEV
- a CDS encoding precorrin-8X methylmutase, with the translated sequence MPDYIQDAKEIYRNSFAIIRSEANLEILPPDVAKVAVRLIHACGMTDIVTDLGYSPTAAQSGRAALADGAPILCDCRMVAEGITRRRLPANNQVICTLYDAEVPELAEKMGTTRSAAALELWHKHLEGAVVAIGNAPTALFRLLEMLDEGCPKPAVILGFPVGFVGAAESKAALAEDSRNVPFLTLHGRRGGSAIAAAAVNALATEEE